TACCATTTATCAAGTCTAAATCATCTATTCCAAGTCCAGTATTAGGAGTGGCTATTGCAAAGGCCTGATTAATGTCGCCTGATGCATTAACTGTTACAACAAACTCGTAAGTATTTCCATTGGTTAGTCCAGTTACGGTAATATTGGTTTCACTTGGACTATAGGTAGCAAGAGCCCCAATATAATCAGTCGCACCCTGTACACGCCAAAGGATTGTGTATGCCTCAAAATCACGTCCACCCAAATCCGGTTGAGTCCATGAAAGGGATACCTCTGTGTTGCCCGGCACAGCAGTTAGCGTAAAATCACCTAAAGAACCTATAGGTCTTGCTGTCACGATATTACTATATGGACCATTTTCGGGACCGGTGTATATGGCTCTCACCTGAAAATCATAATCTGTACCGTTTGTCAGGCCGCTTATTGTTTTAGTAAGGGCTGGGGGATCTATGGTTATGGTTGTTCCCGATCCACCGCTTTCGGAATATAAAATCTCATATTTAATTATCGCTAAACCATTATGGTGAAGGGGCTCGTTCCAGCTCAATTCCACAAATGCATCACCGTTGCTATTTACGGCAAGAAATGGTGTGAGACCTAATTGCAGTGCACCGATATCACGCTTATTGTTAGCGTCTAATCTGGGATTTCCAACTACATCCAATGTTATGGGTAAACCATCAATTGGATTAGTCAATGTACTGCTTAAAGGGATAACATCAATTAGTTCACCAGGAAAGGCTGGTGTTGCCATTTCTACATCATAATCCTCTGTTAAACCAACAACCGATCCGTTGAATCCAAATGAATCCGTTAATAAAGCTGGTTGATTAGTAATTGTTTTTAATTGAGCAGCATTTTGCTGTGTGGTGGGCTGCATCCAAGTGTATTCATCAGCCGTAAATACTCCTGTTGCCGAGCCAAATATGCCAAGAGTATTGAGCTCTGCTTCACCTGGTACGGCATTAAAATTAAATCCAACTGCAGATTGCATAAAGTTGATGTTTCCCGAACTAACAATTTCAAAAAGATTGTTTAAACCATCACCTTGGCACAAAAGATTACATTGATTCGTATTCCATACAAATGATGAGGCAATGATGTTCATATCCCCGCTTGAAGAATTTACAATAATATCCCCTCTGTTAGGAGTTTCAAAGTAATAAGTGGTCCAAATTGAGTTCACAATATTACTTTCACTATGCCCGTAGATAGATATTCCGCCTGAATATTGAAATCTTGAGCTAACGATATTTACTACAGAGCCCGTTTTACCAATCCAAAGAACAGCAGGTTGCTCACTATTATAAAGACCTTTAAATACCGTCCTCTCGATTTTTAAATTACCTGCATTACTAACTCCTTCTATTGAGGCTGCAATACCAGGAATTGCCCAGTTTATAGCCTCGTTAAATTCTGAATCTTTTATGGTTAAATCAACACCTTCATAGGCTTCAATCATTTCGTTACCAGAACAAAGGTATGTTGCCCATGTATCAGTAGCCTTAAAGTTTTCAAGCACTAACGATGCATTTTTATTTATTTTTGCCACCTGATTAAATTGACTAATATTTAGATTTCTTATGATTACATCGATGCCAGAGTTGTCTTGGTCAAAAGTTCCAACTTCAATAAATCCTGGCATATATGCAGTTTGTAATGTAGTAGGGACATCGCCAGGACAAAAGCTTAAACTATTTACGATTCCTGATGAATTAATCCAAAATTGTTTTCCATTAAGAGCTCCGCCTTTTCCGTCAATAATTACAGACTCGGTTATTTTTGCCATAATATCATTAGAAGGACCTACGTTTGGAACATTGGCATCTACTTGCAGACCTGGGGTAAATTCAATGATGTCAGTTCCGGGATTAGCATTTGCCTTAGTAACGGCTTCTGTAAAGGAACCGGGGCCTGTATTGGAAGTTGATGTTACCGTATAAGTTGTTTGTGAATAACTCGTTTGTGTATAAAAAAATATCACAAAGATTACTAGTAACTTTTGGAAGAGGAGTGTTTTTTTCATAATCTTACATTTTAAAAAAAAGTTAATAATTATTATTGTTATTACTCAAATTTATTTTTTGAAATTGGCTACAACGTCTACATCTATGATTTAGTTGCGCATTATGTACTAATTTAGTAAATAAAACCGAAAGCGAGAAAATTCTGCATGAATTTTCCAAGTAATGACAGACCAAAGCAATTAATTATACATGTTGTTAGCGTACGTGAAATTTTTAGAATACTATATAAAATTATTGTTGTCCGATAAAAAACAGAATTAGCTAAAAAAGCTTTGGTGTTGGCCTTTTTTATTGATCGCACTCTTTATTTTGAAAACAGAACCTCCTTATGGGTCAAAAAGGCTTAATTGCCCAATGTTTTTGGTTGTAATCTCTTCCCAATTAGCTTCTGGGTTTTTCAGGAATTTGAACAAATCGATATATGTCATCAAATGGTATCGTATGACGGACATCATATTGGAATAAGCCCAGTTTCTTTGGGCTTTTCTTTGGATCACAAGCATAATGAGCTGGATTATCAAACTGACCCAGATTTGTATTTCGATGGCATTTTGATTGTCTCCCAAAAAATACTTTAGCGGAAAGTTCTGTTTAAGCCGCTTGAACATCGTCTCAATCTGCCACCTATTTTTATAGATGTCGGCTATTTTGTCTGCGTCAAGATCATAATTATTAGTGATGAACTCATAAACTTTTTGGTGCTTTTCGTGCCAAAAAGCGATTCTCCTCAGGGAAAAAGCATTGCCGTTTTTGTCCGTAAGCCCTATTTTTTCGTCCTTTAAGACAGCATCGTCCACTTTATTGGAGATATCAAACTCTTCAAGGCTTGTATAGCGAGCATTGTCCTTTTGCCGAGTCACAAAGTAAACATCTTCCAGTGTCCATTTTTGGTATTGCTCATAATCCACATACCCTTTGTCAAAAACCACATAAGAGCCCTTCTTGAGTTCCAGGTCTTTTAAAAAGGTGTGGTCGTGCGTGGCCGCGCTTGAAAACTTAATCAGACAAGAAACGTCTTCCATGGCGTTTATCATAGTATGCATCTTGATACCTCCTTTCTTTTTGCCGTTGAGCGGGTTCCTTCCTACACCTTTAAGAATGTCACTAAATAGGGGGATGGTCGAGGAATCAACGATTTTAAGGTTCTTCACTGCAGGTTCTAAGGGTCTGCTGTCCGATAAAAAGCGATGGTAACGTTTGTAGAGTAAATGATAAATATCGGCAAATACTTCAGAGCTTCTTCTCCTGTTAGCATCTGACAAGGTACTGCGTTTTGGAAAGTCCGTGAGTCCTAGATGGTTGATCTTTCCCTCGCAGGCAAGCATAATACTGGAAACCTCACGAAGTGAGCTACAGCCACTGATCACGGTAAATACCATAGTGGCCAAATGCTCATAGGTGGTAAACTTTTTGGTATAGCGATCGCTGTTGTGCTTTTTGGCTGTCCGATGAACATCTTTGGGTAAAATGAAATTTAATACCTGTTTGATTATGGGTTGTCCGCTAAAGTTTTTACTTTTATTCATATCTTGGATGTGTGATAACTTCAAGATACAAAATAAGCGGGAAATCCTATCTTGGAAATCCCGCTTTTTAAATCTTTTATCGGACACTAATGATATAAAATATAATTAAACAACTGATTTTCAGGTGTTAATTTACCGTGTAAATTGCGTTTGCATGGAATCCGTAGCCGCATGAGTGAGTGAAGTCCGATTTATTTGGTTTTGATAAACGCAATGTTTTTCAGTCCGCCGTAATATTTGCGTATTACTTTGGTTCGAAATCGTCTGAGTAATAAATTCCGAATTATATCGTTTTGCTTTGCCATGCAGTTTATCAGTCCGCCATCCAGATTGCGTATTGCTATGATCCGAAATCGCAAGAGTGAGTGAAATCTAAATTATTCCGGTTTGTTTTGCTGCAAAGTTTGTTAGTCTGCAGTACGAGTTTCGTATTGTTATTGTCCGAAATCGGCTGAGTAAGAAAGTCCGATTTGTTACGTTTTGCTTTGCTGGCTAACACGGTTCGATTTGTGCCAGTGATTTCGGAGTTACTGTGCCGTTGATTTCGGTTTAAATTGTGCCACACGGAAATTGAGTTAGCTAAAAACGGTTTGATTTGTGCCAATGTTTCCGTTTCGATTTGTGCCACTTTAAGAGATCAAGTAATTACCTTATTGCTCTAAAAAGCGATATGGCCAACACACTTGATCCAATGGACCTAAAACAAATTATCAACTTAAAACAAGATGGTTATAGTAACCGTCAAATTGGAGCCACACTTGGCATTTCCCGCAACACTATAAATAGCTATATACACCTATTTAAAGGTAGTGGTTATAGTTTTAAGGAGTTATTAAAGCTAGACAACCACACCCTAGAAAAGCTCTTTACATCTCATACAACCATAAATAACAAACGCTATGATGAATTGATGTTTTATTTTGAAAGTATTAATAAGGCTCGGAACCACCCAGGATTTACTTTTTTGTACCACTACACAGAATATAGTCAAAAGGTTAAAGACCCTTATAGTTACACTCAATTCATGGAGCATTACCATCGTAAATATGCCAAGATCAAGGGATCTATGAAACTTGAACACGAGGCAGGGAAAGAGATGTTCGTGGACTTTGCTGGAAAAAAACTTCAGATAGTAGACAAAATCACAGGCGAGATACTTCCAGTAGAGGTCTTTGTTGCCATGCTCCCTAACAGTCAGTATACCTATGTTGAGGCTTGTATGAGCCAAAAGCGTGAAGATTTTATAAGTTGTTGCGAAAACGCCCTTCATTTCTACGGGGGAGTACCCAAGGCCATCGTATCAGACAATCTAAAATCAGCCGTTACCAGATCTAGTAGATACGAAGCTCAGGTTAACCGTAGTTTTAAAGACTTTGCCCGCCATTACAACTGCGTGGTCAATCCAACGCGTAGTTACTCCCCTCAAGATAAAGCGCTGGTGGAAAACGCGGTGCATCTAGCTTATCAACGGATTTATTATCCCCTTCGGGAAATGACCTTTTTTTCTTTAGCAGATCTAAACAAAGAGATAAAACTTCTGCTAGAGTGCTACAACAACCTATTATTCCAACGCAAAGAAGCTAGTCGTCTGGAGCTCTTCCAAAGCGTCGAACGAGAGTATCTAAAACCCTTAAGCAGTACACGCTACGAGATAAAAGAATATAGAAGAGCTAAGGTTCAGAAAATAGGCTATATCTATTTTTCACCAGATAAGACTTACTACAGCGTTCCATATCGTTACATTGGCAAGGAAACCACGCTACACTATACCAAAGGCATGGTAGAGGTGTATTATAATCAACAGCGCATAGCTATACACCAACGTAGCGGTTCCAAAGGCGCATACATAACCAACAAGGATCACCTTAGTAGTTCTCATAAACAATACAGCCAGTGGAGTCCGCAATACTTTAAGAACAAGGCAGCTGTCCATGGTAGTTATGTTGCAGCATGTGTCGAGCGGATTATTGCTGCGTTGGATTATCCTGAAACAGGGTATAAAAGAGCTATGGGCGTTATACAACTCCATAAGTCTTATGGCTCCCAAAGGTTAGATAATGCTTGCAAAAGAGCCATACAGGCTGATGCTGTAAGCTACAACAGGATAACCAACATACTGAAGAATAATCTAGATCAAAGCTCCTTATTCCTACAAGAAGAAACAGACCGAGGTTCTCATATCCCCAAGCATGCGAACATCCGTGGGGCATCCAATTATAAGTAAAAACAACACGAAAAAATCACTTAAATTGCTGCATTCAAGGTTCTAACGCAACAAACGTTGCTTTTTTTTGTATGAGTCTAAGCTACAATTTTTAGTTCTTTTATCATAACTTCATTAGGGGTTTTAAATCCAATAATTTTACGAGGTCTATTGTTTAATTTTTCTTGAATTTCGATGAATGTATTTAAGTCAATTTTGTTAAAATCTGTTCCTTTTGGGAGGTACCTTCTGATGAGTCCGTTAGTGTTTTCATTGGTACCTCTTTCCCAAGAAGAATAGGGGTGTGCAAAGTAAATTTTCATACCTGTTTTCTTGGTAATTGTTTCGTGTCTTGCCATTTCAATTCCATTATCGTAGGTCATAGATTTTTTGAATATGGGATCTAGTTTGTTAAGTTCTTTAGAAAACATTTTAGCAATTTCCTTAGAGTTCCTGGCTTTTAGTTTGATAATTAATGTATATCTAGATTTGCGTTCTACGA
This genomic interval from Tamlana carrageenivorans contains the following:
- a CDS encoding fibronectin type III domain-containing protein; this translates as MKKTLLFQKLLVIFVIFFYTQTSYSQTTYTVTSTSNTGPGSFTEAVTKANANPGTDIIEFTPGLQVDANVPNVGPSNDIMAKITESVIIDGKGGALNGKQFWINSSGIVNSLSFCPGDVPTTLQTAYMPGFIEVGTFDQDNSGIDVIIRNLNISQFNQVAKINKNASLVLENFKATDTWATYLCSGNEMIEAYEGVDLTIKDSEFNEAINWAIPGIAASIEGVSNAGNLKIERTVFKGLYNSEQPAVLWIGKTGSVVNIVSSRFQYSGGISIYGHSESNIVNSIWTTYYFETPNRGDIIVNSSSGDMNIIASSFVWNTNQCNLLCQGDGLNNLFEIVSSGNINFMQSAVGFNFNAVPGEAELNTLGIFGSATGVFTADEYTWMQPTTQQNAAQLKTITNQPALLTDSFGFNGSVVGLTEDYDVEMATPAFPGELIDVIPLSSTLTNPIDGLPITLDVVGNPRLDANNKRDIGALQLGLTPFLAVNSNGDAFVELSWNEPLHHNGLAIIKYEILYSESGGSGTTITIDPPALTKTISGLTNGTDYDFQVRAIYTGPENGPYSNIVTARPIGSLGDFTLTAVPGNTEVSLSWTQPDLGGRDFEAYTILWRVQGATDYIGALATYSPSETNITVTGLTNGNTYEFVVTVNASGDINQAFAIATPNTGLGIDDLDLINGKFSYYPNPVHDYLHIDLDEEFQAKLFSINGALLMEIKNKKNIDVSKFNTGIYILQIQVNDKLYSGKILKK
- a CDS encoding IS4 family transposase — translated: MNKSKNFSGQPIIKQVLNFILPKDVHRTAKKHNSDRYTKKFTTYEHLATMVFTVISGCSSLREVSSIMLACEGKINHLGLTDFPKRSTLSDANRRRSSEVFADIYHLLYKRYHRFLSDSRPLEPAVKNLKIVDSSTIPLFSDILKGVGRNPLNGKKKGGIKMHTMINAMEDVSCLIKFSSAATHDHTFLKDLELKKGSYVVFDKGYVDYEQYQKWTLEDVYFVTRQKDNARYTSLEEFDISNKVDDAVLKDEKIGLTDKNGNAFSLRRIAFWHEKHQKVYEFITNNYDLDADKIADIYKNRWQIETMFKRLKQNFPLKYFLGDNQNAIEIQIWVSLIIQLIMLVIQRKAQRNWAYSNMMSVIRYHLMTYIDLFKFLKNPEANWEEITTKNIGQLSLFDP
- the istA gene encoding IS21 family transposase; its protein translation is MANTLDPMDLKQIINLKQDGYSNRQIGATLGISRNTINSYIHLFKGSGYSFKELLKLDNHTLEKLFTSHTTINNKRYDELMFYFESINKARNHPGFTFLYHYTEYSQKVKDPYSYTQFMEHYHRKYAKIKGSMKLEHEAGKEMFVDFAGKKLQIVDKITGEILPVEVFVAMLPNSQYTYVEACMSQKREDFISCCENALHFYGGVPKAIVSDNLKSAVTRSSRYEAQVNRSFKDFARHYNCVVNPTRSYSPQDKALVENAVHLAYQRIYYPLREMTFFSLADLNKEIKLLLECYNNLLFQRKEASRLELFQSVEREYLKPLSSTRYEIKEYRRAKVQKIGYIYFSPDKTYYSVPYRYIGKETTLHYTKGMVEVYYNQQRIAIHQRSGSKGAYITNKDHLSSSHKQYSQWSPQYFKNKAAVHGSYVAACVERIIAALDYPETGYKRAMGVIQLHKSYGSQRLDNACKRAIQADAVSYNRITNILKNNLDQSSLFLQEETDRGSHIPKHANIRGASNYK